Proteins found in one Pectobacterium atrosepticum genomic segment:
- a CDS encoding XRE family transcriptional regulator gives MDLSMSKPDEIVKLLCERLRKERLSQQMTQSDVAARSGIGVNTVSNLESGRNVGFENLVRVAMVLGRSNELAALFMPKIDSLDDLLRYEKNATRRRIKRSSNDGE, from the coding sequence ATGGATTTATCTATGAGTAAACCTGACGAAATCGTCAAACTGCTCTGTGAGCGACTGCGCAAGGAACGGCTGTCACAGCAGATGACTCAGTCAGATGTGGCTGCCCGCTCAGGGATTGGCGTCAACACCGTATCCAACCTGGAATCTGGGCGTAATGTTGGGTTTGAAAATCTGGTCAGAGTAGCGATGGTTCTTGGACGCAGCAATGAGCTGGCGGCACTGTTTATGCCAAAAATAGACAGCCTTGATGATTTGCTCCGTTACGAAAAAAACGCCACCCGCCGGCGTATAAAAAGGAGCTCCAACGATGGTGAATAA
- a CDS encoding type II toxin-antitoxin system HipA family toxin, producing MVNNVDVYYEGWGERWQWGRLASSTALTGRPLIMFEYSEEAIRRGLELSSLRLPLNGPRLSRGFPSYQLGLPGPVYDALPDGWGMLLMDRLFRLRGLNTARIGPLERLTYIGSNAMGAMSFEPSQPEASAVSEDIPLAQLSAEVQEVLDGEGGEFLQRLLQMGGSPQGARPKALLYCDPDTKTLTTSAASGLDAWLFKFPAKQEHPEVCAIEAVYAQCLRECHIHTPDTEYIELPNGQAAFASRRFDRQNGLRIPMQSLAAFTEANYQSPGSLDYANFLRATQICTNDVREKVLAFERVVFNVIFNNRDDHTKNFAYIMSSSGQWKLAPAYDVTYCEGPGGYHQMDVMGEALEISRELIHRLGVQEADLTSSQVDIIIEQYGEVAASFAKRAAGMFPGCITQDTLRTIQDRINDNIRCLQKR from the coding sequence ATGGTGAATAACGTTGATGTTTACTACGAGGGGTGGGGGGAACGCTGGCAATGGGGAAGGCTGGCCTCTTCTACCGCGCTGACTGGCCGTCCACTGATCATGTTTGAGTACAGTGAGGAGGCAATTCGCCGTGGACTGGAATTATCTTCACTTCGGCTGCCTCTGAACGGTCCCAGACTATCCCGGGGCTTTCCCTCGTATCAACTGGGTCTGCCGGGGCCTGTCTATGATGCGCTTCCTGATGGTTGGGGCATGTTGCTGATGGATCGTCTGTTTAGGCTCCGTGGTCTCAATACTGCGCGTATTGGTCCCTTGGAACGGCTGACCTATATCGGCAGCAATGCGATGGGGGCGATGTCGTTCGAACCGTCTCAGCCTGAAGCCTCCGCAGTATCTGAGGATATTCCGCTTGCCCAATTGTCTGCTGAAGTTCAGGAAGTGCTTGATGGAGAAGGTGGTGAATTCCTGCAAAGGCTATTGCAGATGGGGGGATCGCCTCAAGGGGCGAGGCCCAAAGCGCTGTTGTATTGTGACCCCGATACCAAAACATTGACGACATCTGCGGCATCAGGTCTGGATGCCTGGCTGTTTAAGTTTCCAGCAAAACAGGAACATCCAGAAGTTTGTGCTATCGAAGCTGTCTATGCGCAATGTCTACGAGAATGCCATATCCACACGCCGGACACCGAATATATTGAGTTGCCCAACGGGCAAGCAGCGTTTGCCAGCAGGCGATTTGATCGACAAAACGGTTTACGTATCCCGATGCAAAGCCTAGCTGCTTTCACTGAGGCAAACTATCAGAGCCCAGGCTCGCTGGACTACGCTAATTTTCTGCGCGCAACTCAGATATGTACCAATGATGTCCGAGAGAAAGTGCTGGCTTTTGAACGGGTTGTCTTTAACGTTATCTTCAATAATCGAGATGATCATACAAAAAATTTCGCCTATATCATGTCATCGTCCGGGCAGTGGAAACTGGCACCAGCATACGACGTAACCTACTGTGAAGGCCCAGGGGGATATCATCAAATGGACGTGATGGGCGAAGCATTAGAAATCTCGCGTGAGCTGATCCACAGGCTTGGCGTGCAGGAAGCCGATCTGACCTCATCACAAGTGGATATCATCATAGAGCAATACGGTGAGGTCGCTGCCAGTTTCGCGAAGAGAGCCGCAGGTATGTTCCCTGGATGCATCACGCAGGATACGCTCCGTACTATTCAGGATCGCATCAACGACAATATTCGTTGTTTGCAGAAACGTTGA
- a CDS encoding GntP family permease encodes MTEITSAYSASVLLTIAAGSVALLLVLIMRFRVHAFLALTLVSLITALATKTPFEKLVPTLLSGFGSTLASVALLVGLGAMIGRLLEVTGGANVLADTLINKFGEKRAPFALGLASLLFGFPIFFDAGLIVMLPIIFSVAKRFGGSTLTYAFPAAGAFAVMHALLPPHPGPVAASELLGANIGLLVLVGAVIAFPTWYFGGYLFGLWAGKKFHLPLPSTFLTEVKADEQHTPPPFSVVMWVLLLPLILIFLDTGLNTLTVMGVISGDSSLVQFLRMLGKTPVALLITVLFAMIMFSGQHSRRHLEKICEGALGPVCSIILVTGAGGMFGGVLRSSGIGDALSGVLADTGMPVIVAAFVVSAALRVAQGSATVALTTTAALMAPAVAATPGLSQFDLCFIVVAIAGGATVLSHVNDSGFWLVGRFLEMDEKTTLKTWTVMETLLGTIAFLIALVGSIFL; translated from the coding sequence ATGACAGAAATAACATCCGCTTATAGTGCTAGTGTGCTATTAACCATCGCCGCAGGTTCGGTCGCACTGTTACTAGTGCTGATTATGCGCTTCCGCGTTCACGCGTTTCTGGCGTTGACGCTGGTGAGCCTGATCACGGCGCTGGCGACAAAAACACCTTTCGAGAAACTCGTTCCTACGCTGCTCAGTGGTTTCGGCAGCACGTTGGCATCCGTTGCCCTGCTGGTTGGTTTGGGGGCAATGATTGGCCGCCTGTTGGAAGTTACCGGTGGTGCGAATGTGCTGGCGGATACGCTAATCAATAAATTTGGTGAGAAACGTGCGCCTTTCGCGCTGGGTCTTGCCTCGCTGCTGTTCGGCTTCCCGATCTTTTTCGACGCTGGGCTGATCGTGATGCTGCCGATTATTTTCAGTGTGGCGAAACGTTTTGGCGGTTCAACGCTAACCTATGCATTCCCTGCTGCGGGCGCTTTTGCCGTTATGCACGCCTTGCTGCCGCCACATCCCGGCCCGGTTGCCGCTAGCGAACTGCTGGGGGCCAACATTGGTCTGCTAGTGCTGGTGGGTGCCGTGATTGCTTTCCCCACCTGGTATTTTGGCGGTTATCTGTTCGGCCTGTGGGCGGGTAAAAAATTCCATTTGCCGTTGCCGTCAACGTTCCTGACTGAAGTCAAAGCGGATGAGCAGCATACGCCGCCTCCGTTCAGCGTGGTGATGTGGGTGCTGTTGCTGCCACTGATCCTGATTTTCCTCGATACGGGATTGAATACCCTGACGGTAATGGGCGTCATCAGTGGTGATAGCAGTCTGGTGCAGTTCCTGCGGATGCTTGGGAAAACGCCGGTTGCGCTGCTGATTACCGTCTTGTTCGCCATGATTATGTTTAGCGGCCAGCATAGCCGTAGACATCTTGAGAAGATTTGTGAAGGCGCACTGGGGCCGGTTTGCTCAATTATTTTGGTCACCGGTGCGGGCGGTATGTTCGGTGGTGTTCTACGTTCTAGCGGTATTGGTGATGCATTGTCTGGCGTGTTGGCTGATACCGGTATGCCAGTGATTGTGGCCGCGTTTGTAGTGTCTGCGGCGCTGCGTGTCGCGCAGGGTTCGGCGACGGTGGCATTGACGACCACGGCGGCGCTGATGGCGCCTGCGGTTGCGGCGACTCCCGGCCTGAGCCAGTTCGATCTCTGTTTTATCGTGGTGGCAATTGCGGGTGGTGCGACCGTGTTGTCGCATGTGAACGACTCAGGCTTCTGGCTGGTTGGCCGCTTCCTCGAAATGGATGAGAAAACGACCCTGAAAACCTGGACGGTGATGGAAACGCTGCTCGGCACCATCGCGTTCCTGATCGCGTTAGTGGGGAGCATTTTCCTCTGA
- a CDS encoding YhgN family NAAT transporter produces MTEMISATVLLLLIMDPLGNLPIFMSVLKHLDPKRRRVVLIREMLIALGLMLIFLFAGEHILAFLNLRTETVSISGGIVLFLIAIRMIFPSQEGNSSGLPAGEEPFLVPMAIPLVAGPSILAALMLLSHQYPNQLSHLTLALFIAWTISFIILLMSDLFLRLLGEKGVSALEKLMGLILVMLSTQMFLDGIRAYMKL; encoded by the coding sequence ATGACAGAAATGATCTCTGCAACAGTACTGCTGTTGCTCATAATGGACCCACTCGGCAACCTGCCGATTTTCATGTCCGTACTCAAGCACCTCGACCCTAAACGCCGACGTGTGGTGCTGATCCGCGAAATGCTGATTGCGCTCGGGCTGATGCTGATTTTCCTGTTCGCCGGTGAACACATTCTGGCGTTCCTGAATCTGCGCACCGAAACGGTATCTATTTCCGGCGGTATCGTGCTGTTCCTCATTGCGATTCGGATGATTTTCCCCTCGCAGGAAGGCAATAGCAGCGGACTGCCAGCTGGAGAAGAACCGTTTCTGGTGCCAATGGCGATTCCATTGGTGGCGGGGCCGTCGATTCTGGCTGCGCTGATGCTGCTTTCCCACCAGTATCCCAATCAGTTATCCCATCTGACGCTGGCACTGTTTATCGCCTGGACGATCTCTTTCATCATCTTGCTGATGTCTGATTTGTTCTTGCGTTTGCTGGGTGAGAAAGGCGTGAGCGCGCTGGAGAAATTGATGGGCCTGATTCTGGTGATGCTATCGACGCAGATGTTCCTCGACGGCATACGTGCTTACATGAAGTTATAG
- a CDS encoding pirin family protein, whose translation MIYLRQAQDRGHANHGWLDSWHTFSFADYYDPDFMGFSALRVINEDFIDGGQGFGTHPHKDMEILTYVLSGAVEHQDSMENKEQVPAGEFQIMSAGTGIRHSEYNASKDEQLHLYQIWIIPEKTGLTPRYEQKRFDVLQGRQLVLSPDAREGSLKVFQDMTLWRWALKAQEQSVYQIQADRRVWVQVVRGSVEINGQKAETSDAFAVWDETAISVHASEDSEILLFDLPPV comes from the coding sequence ATGATCTATTTACGTCAAGCGCAGGATCGCGGACATGCGAATCACGGCTGGCTCGACAGTTGGCACACGTTCTCATTCGCCGATTATTACGATCCTGATTTCATGGGATTCTCAGCACTGCGCGTGATTAACGAAGACTTTATCGACGGCGGTCAGGGCTTCGGCACGCACCCGCACAAAGATATGGAAATTTTGACCTATGTCTTGTCTGGTGCGGTTGAGCATCAGGACAGCATGGAAAATAAAGAGCAGGTGCCTGCGGGCGAATTCCAGATTATGAGCGCGGGAACGGGCATTCGTCACTCTGAGTACAATGCCAGCAAAGATGAACAGCTGCACCTGTATCAAATCTGGATTATCCCGGAAAAAACCGGGCTGACACCGCGCTACGAGCAGAAGCGTTTTGATGTGCTTCAAGGGCGTCAACTGGTGCTGTCACCGGATGCGCGTGAAGGCTCGCTGAAAGTCTTTCAGGACATGACGCTGTGGCGCTGGGCGCTGAAAGCGCAGGAACAATCGGTGTATCAGATTCAGGCTGACCGTCGCGTTTGGGTTCAAGTGGTGCGCGGCAGTGTAGAGATTAACGGCCAGAAAGCGGAAACCAGCGATGCGTTCGCTGTTTGGGACGAAACGGCTATTTCTGTACACGCCAGCGAAGACAGCGAAATTCTGCTGTTTGATTTGCCGCCAGTATAA
- the asd gene encoding aspartate-semialdehyde dehydrogenase, with product MKNVGFIGWRGMVGSVLMQRMVEERDFDVIHPVFFSTSQHGEPAPALGGHQGVLQDAYNIEALRALDIIITCQGGDYTNEVYPTLRESGWQGYWIDAASSLRMKDDAIIILDPVNHGVIQQGLDKGIKTFAGGNCTVSLMLMSLGGLFANNLVEWVSAATYQAASGGGARHMRELLAQMGALHGEVAKELQDPASAILDIERKVTALTRSGSLPTDNFGVPLAGSLIPWIDKQLDNGQSREEWKGQAETNKILNTSSVIPVDGLCVRVGALRCHSQAFTIKLKKDVALPEIEQLLATHNDWVKVVPNDRDITMRELTPAAVTGTLSTPVGRLRKLNMGPEYLSAFTVGDQLLWGAAEPLRRMLRILL from the coding sequence ATGAAAAATGTTGGTTTTATTGGCTGGCGCGGTATGGTCGGCTCGGTTCTCATGCAGCGCATGGTCGAAGAACGCGACTTTGATGTGATTCACCCGGTATTCTTTTCGACTTCTCAGCATGGCGAACCTGCACCCGCGCTGGGCGGCCATCAAGGCGTGTTGCAGGATGCTTATAATATCGAAGCACTGCGCGCGCTGGACATCATCATTACCTGTCAGGGCGGCGATTATACCAATGAAGTCTACCCAACGCTGCGTGAAAGTGGCTGGCAGGGTTATTGGATCGATGCCGCGTCCTCACTGCGTATGAAAGATGACGCGATTATTATTCTGGACCCGGTTAACCACGGGGTGATTCAACAGGGTCTGGATAAAGGCATCAAAACCTTTGCGGGCGGTAACTGTACCGTCAGCCTAATGCTGATGTCATTGGGCGGCCTGTTTGCTAACAATCTGGTGGAGTGGGTTTCTGCTGCGACGTATCAGGCTGCTTCTGGTGGCGGTGCGCGTCACATGCGTGAACTGCTGGCTCAGATGGGCGCACTGCACGGCGAAGTCGCGAAAGAGCTACAGGATCCGGCCTCTGCGATTCTGGATATCGAACGTAAAGTCACGGCGCTGACCCGTAGCGGTTCGCTGCCGACCGATAACTTCGGCGTACCATTGGCAGGCAGCCTGATTCCTTGGATCGACAAACAGCTGGATAACGGCCAGAGCCGCGAAGAGTGGAAAGGTCAGGCAGAAACGAACAAGATTCTGAACACCAGCAGCGTCATTCCTGTTGACGGCCTGTGCGTGCGCGTCGGCGCACTGCGCTGCCACAGCCAGGCGTTCACCATCAAACTGAAAAAAGACGTCGCGCTGCCGGAAATCGAACAACTGCTGGCAACCCATAACGACTGGGTGAAAGTGGTGCCGAACGATCGCGACATTACCATGCGTGAACTGACGCCTGCTGCGGTAACGGGCACGCTCTCTACGCCAGTGGGTCGTCTGCGTAAGCTGAACATGGGGCCGGAATACCTGTCCGCCTTCACGGTCGGCGATCAGCTGCTGTGGGGAGCCGCTGAACCGCTGCGCCGTATGCTGCGCATCCTGCTGTAG
- a CDS encoding sensor histidine kinase, whose product MVSQVDLILSLLQQMCVYLVIAYLLSKTPLFIPLMQVTIRLPHKLVCYLVFSVFCIMGTYFGLHIDDSIANTRATGAVLGGMLGGPSVGFLVGLTGGLHRYSMGGMTALACMLSTIAEGLLGGLLHRYLARRNRIDLLFKPLVVGLTALVAEILQMAIILLVARPFDNAAELVRDIALPMMITNTIGSAMFMRILLDRRAIFEKYTSAFSAKALQIAARAEGALRQGFNPQNSMRVARILYEELGVGAVAITDRDKLLAFIGLGDDHHNVGAPITSSHTRRAIDNNQVVYADGNEVSYTCSVSSHCKLGSTLVIPLRGEDQRVVGTIKLYEPKNKLFSSINRTLGEGIAHLLSAQILTGRFEQQKQLLAQSEIKLLHAQVNPHFLFNALNTLSAVIRRNPDHARQLVLSLSTFFRKNLKRSNDEVSLNDELEHVNAYLEIEKARFADHLTVEISLPESLREARLPAFSLQPIVENAIKHGTSQMIEHGHIHISGRLHANTLELSVEDNAGTYQPRSGGDGLGMNLVDRRIKARYGNRYGITVVSETDKFTRVEVRVPLISARKALEKLDSVA is encoded by the coding sequence ATGGTTAGCCAGGTTGATCTAATTCTTTCCCTGTTACAGCAGATGTGTGTTTATCTGGTCATCGCTTATCTGCTCAGTAAAACACCGCTGTTTATCCCGCTGATGCAGGTCACCATTCGCCTGCCGCACAAGCTGGTCTGCTATCTGGTTTTTTCCGTGTTTTGCATTATGGGAACCTACTTCGGCCTGCATATAGACGATTCGATTGCCAATACCCGCGCGACAGGCGCGGTGCTCGGGGGCATGCTGGGCGGCCCTTCTGTGGGCTTTCTCGTCGGGTTGACTGGCGGACTACACCGCTATTCGATGGGCGGTATGACTGCGCTGGCCTGTATGTTGTCGACCATTGCCGAAGGCCTGCTCGGCGGGTTGCTGCATCGCTATCTGGCACGTCGTAACCGTATCGATCTGCTCTTTAAACCACTCGTCGTCGGCCTGACCGCACTGGTTGCGGAGATACTACAAATGGCGATTATTCTGCTGGTCGCCCGACCGTTTGATAACGCCGCTGAGTTGGTGAGGGATATTGCGCTACCGATGATGATCACCAATACCATCGGTTCCGCTATGTTCATGCGCATCCTGCTCGACAGGCGCGCCATTTTTGAAAAATACACTTCTGCATTCTCCGCCAAGGCGCTGCAAATCGCGGCACGCGCCGAAGGGGCGCTGCGTCAGGGGTTCAATCCGCAAAACAGTATGCGCGTTGCCCGTATTTTGTATGAAGAACTGGGTGTCGGTGCCGTGGCGATTACCGATCGCGACAAACTGCTGGCCTTCATCGGGTTAGGCGACGATCACCACAACGTCGGTGCGCCCATCACGTCATCACACACGCGCCGGGCGATAGACAACAATCAGGTGGTGTACGCCGACGGCAACGAGGTGTCTTATACCTGTTCGGTTTCATCGCACTGCAAGCTCGGCTCCACGCTGGTGATCCCACTGCGGGGCGAAGATCAGCGTGTTGTCGGCACGATCAAGCTTTATGAACCCAAGAATAAGCTATTTTCCAGCATTAACCGTACGCTAGGAGAAGGGATCGCCCACCTGCTTTCCGCACAGATTCTGACAGGCCGTTTTGAACAACAGAAACAGCTGCTGGCGCAGTCGGAAATCAAGCTGCTGCACGCGCAGGTCAACCCGCATTTTCTGTTCAATGCACTGAATACGCTGTCCGCCGTGATACGACGCAACCCCGACCACGCCCGCCAGTTGGTGCTGTCTCTGTCGACGTTTTTCCGTAAAAATCTCAAGCGCAGTAACGATGAAGTGTCGCTCAATGATGAGCTGGAGCACGTTAACGCCTATCTGGAAATCGAAAAGGCGCGCTTTGCCGATCACCTGACGGTAGAAATCTCGCTACCGGAGTCGCTGCGCGAAGCGCGACTACCGGCGTTTTCTCTGCAACCGATTGTCGAAAATGCGATTAAGCACGGTACTTCGCAGATGATTGAACACGGACACATCCACATTAGCGGACGTCTGCACGCCAACACGCTGGAACTGTCAGTGGAAGATAATGCTGGCACCTATCAGCCCCGCAGCGGTGGCGATGGTCTAGGCATGAATCTGGTCGACCGCCGTATTAAAGCGCGCTACGGCAACCGCTATGGCATCACGGTAGTCAGCGAAACAGATAAATTCACTCGGGTCGAAGTACGCGTCCCGCTGATTTCAGCGCGCAAGGCATTGGAAAAACTGGATAGCGTGGCGTGA
- a CDS encoding glycoside hydrolase family 3 protein translates to MNIKQKINAMTLEEKIGQKLMLDFRYWDPTGKSNQDMTVPDETVGKLITDHHIGGVILFANNLKDKQQIEKLTAWYAAMETRGGVRLFISTDNEGGNVFRLPRSDYASFPGNMALSSAIEGGSDIQIASEQGRLMAQDMIFMHINTNFAPVVDVNTNPFNPVINVRAFSDDADTVYRLAEKMTAGMKQQGLITAYKHFPGHGSTSTDSHTGLPRVDRTRKDAFAIDIMPYKRAIDNQAAPDMVMTAHIQYPSLDNSQVTTRSGEKITVPATMSHAIQTDILRGELGYAGVTISDALDMGAIADHFSQEEAVRQVFTAGVDIALMPISISSPDQIKLLPDLIQHIVDMVKKGNIGEAEIDASVERILTLKARYHLLCEKKQTVADASATQGYEVEKYIADRSITVVINQQSLLPLKDKTLRYFILTPWGEQAKGIAAVMTQEGYLNVVAAKETELTDAQVRDHISNCDIFLLGTLSTSFTPVELDGIATAQAKDGVANNPYPSWLRHATDLGKKRVHLSLRAPYDIINYAGDVNAAVATYSYYGYDNGIWRGHSMRSLAEVLTGKRAPQGKLPVNIWQNYDVETNTGTVAFPRGFGLSW, encoded by the coding sequence ATGAATATTAAACAGAAAATAAACGCAATGACGCTGGAAGAGAAAATAGGACAAAAGCTCATGCTGGACTTTCGCTACTGGGATCCAACGGGAAAAAGCAATCAGGACATGACAGTTCCCGATGAAACGGTAGGCAAATTAATCACGGATCACCATATTGGTGGCGTGATCCTGTTTGCAAACAATCTGAAAGATAAGCAGCAAATTGAAAAACTGACAGCTTGGTATGCCGCGATGGAAACCCGTGGCGGCGTCCGATTATTCATTAGCACAGATAACGAAGGGGGCAACGTTTTCCGCCTACCTCGCAGCGATTATGCATCATTTCCCGGTAATATGGCGCTATCTTCAGCGATTGAAGGGGGTTCCGATATACAGATTGCCAGTGAACAGGGCCGTCTGATGGCACAAGACATGATTTTTATGCATATCAATACCAACTTTGCACCGGTCGTTGATGTCAACACTAACCCTTTCAACCCAGTCATTAACGTGCGCGCTTTCAGCGACGATGCGGACACCGTTTATCGTTTGGCGGAAAAAATGACGGCAGGCATGAAACAGCAAGGATTGATTACCGCTTACAAGCATTTTCCGGGGCACGGTAGTACATCCACGGATTCTCATACTGGCCTGCCTCGTGTCGACCGCACACGAAAAGACGCCTTTGCCATTGATATCATGCCTTATAAGCGGGCTATTGATAACCAGGCAGCACCGGATATGGTCATGACGGCTCATATTCAGTATCCGTCACTGGATAACTCTCAGGTTACTACACGTAGTGGTGAGAAAATTACGGTGCCTGCGACCATGTCACATGCGATCCAGACTGATATCCTACGCGGTGAGTTGGGTTATGCTGGCGTGACGATTTCAGATGCACTGGATATGGGCGCAATTGCCGATCACTTCAGTCAGGAAGAAGCCGTTCGACAGGTGTTCACCGCTGGCGTAGATATAGCCCTGATGCCCATCAGTATTTCATCTCCGGATCAGATAAAACTCTTGCCAGACTTGATCCAGCACATTGTGGACATGGTGAAGAAAGGGAACATCGGAGAAGCCGAGATTGATGCATCGGTAGAGAGAATTTTAACCCTCAAAGCACGGTATCACCTTTTATGTGAGAAAAAACAAACCGTCGCTGACGCCTCTGCAACACAGGGATACGAGGTAGAAAAATACATTGCCGATCGTTCCATAACCGTGGTGATCAACCAGCAATCACTGCTGCCATTAAAAGACAAAACCCTGCGCTATTTTATCCTGACGCCCTGGGGAGAGCAGGCCAAAGGCATTGCAGCCGTGATGACACAGGAGGGATATCTGAATGTGGTTGCTGCAAAGGAAACGGAACTGACCGATGCCCAAGTCAGAGATCATATTTCCAACTGTGACATATTTCTTCTCGGGACGCTGTCAACCAGCTTTACGCCAGTTGAGCTGGATGGCATCGCCACCGCACAAGCAAAAGACGGTGTCGCTAATAATCCTTACCCTAGCTGGTTACGACATGCTACCGATTTGGGGAAAAAACGCGTTCACCTTTCTTTACGCGCACCGTATGACATTATCAACTACGCTGGCGACGTTAATGCTGCTGTCGCAACCTATTCCTATTACGGGTATGACAACGGTATCTGGCGTGGTCACTCGATGAGATCTTTGGCAGAGGTACTGACAGGTAAGCGCGCTCCACAGGGGAAACTCCCTGTCAATATCTGGCAAAACTACGATGTGGAAACGAATACCGGTACGGTGGCATTTCCCAGAGGGTTTGGACTGAGCTGGTAA